The proteins below come from a single Microthrixaceae bacterium genomic window:
- a CDS encoding thioesterase family protein, with protein sequence MKLSEILSLSSHGPETFVGTGPRYPWGGLYGGQIVAQSLLSAASSVDDGLAVHSLRAYFIRRGDQDEPVRYEVERLRNGRSFATRRVVARQATGAILNLEASFQADEASVDLDHVVLPADLPPPSELEVTGWSDEFERAFIPRDMQRDDTAGIGRATAWMRTTRPIGDSTVDAVDLHPQDLLVHFASLAYLSDDLPTDAVVRAHPIGREPDEVLYSVLFTASLDHTIWFHRPMRADRWHLHDFRCHGFVRGRGLAVGQIFDESGLHVASVAQEVLLRDRRERATSRSGPANSDQ encoded by the coding sequence ATGAAATTGTCTGAGATTTTGTCGCTGTCGTCCCATGGTCCCGAGACCTTCGTGGGAACGGGGCCGCGTTACCCCTGGGGCGGACTCTACGGGGGTCAGATCGTCGCCCAGTCGCTGCTGTCGGCGGCATCGAGCGTGGATGACGGCCTCGCGGTCCATTCGCTGCGCGCGTACTTCATCCGTCGAGGCGACCAGGATGAGCCCGTTCGCTACGAGGTGGAGCGGCTTCGCAACGGACGATCGTTCGCCACCCGCCGGGTGGTGGCGCGGCAGGCCACTGGCGCCATCCTCAACCTCGAGGCGTCGTTCCAGGCCGACGAGGCCTCGGTCGACCTCGACCATGTGGTGTTGCCGGCGGACCTTCCGCCTCCTTCGGAGCTTGAGGTCACGGGATGGAGCGACGAGTTCGAACGCGCCTTCATTCCGCGCGACATGCAACGAGATGACACCGCAGGAATTGGACGGGCCACGGCATGGATGCGAACGACCCGTCCAATCGGTGATTCAACCGTCGACGCGGTGGATCTTCACCCGCAAGATCTCCTCGTGCATTTCGCATCACTTGCTTATCTTTCGGACGATCTTCCGACCGATGCGGTGGTGCGTGCTCACCCGATTGGGCGTGAACCCGACGAGGTCCTGTACTCGGTGTTGTTCACGGCGAGCCTCGATCACACCATCTGGTTTCACCGTCCGATGCGGGCGGATCGCTGGCATCTCCACGATTTTCGGTGCCACGGCTTCGTGCGCGGTCGGGGCCTGGCGGTCGGGCAGATCTTCGATGAGTCGGGGCTGCACGTCGCGTCCGTTGCTCAGGAAGTGCTGCTTCGCGACCGGCGCGAGCGTGCAACGTCTCGATCGGGCCCCGCGAATTCGGATCAATAG
- a CDS encoding PspC domain-containing protein, which yields MTTTPPPTPPDISASPATDPPPDLPTDLPTEQPTDLPTGSATNGPSDGPSDSSPDSPADSLTGGDRSDLRSWWDSLYRIDTNRILGGVCGGLGHRFGLPRWLVILGLVLITMLGPGVPLYLGLWLLLPDEYGRRILQDSRWRDLAIAALGVVVAFTALGLGGNLFFLKELGTVAPWAVILVGIGLLTRRPEPPTASPPQSTSAHLSESQAVSTTMASTATAAATPPKAPTLRGSGEPRKRRTYRTPVVGPFTWCVALIAAALLGLVALGDPRSIGPGVIVAAVTIVFGAGLVLSAFRGRARGLVLPALAGICLLLGIGVIDLRADTFLSAVDVRYVTQEELPRRVESGWGRTRVDLSTLELQSDTSIDIEAPAGITTVVLPAAANSEVHVDIGAGDVRRYGALPMNDDLRRWATSSPLPSTGDPIDTDRASRLSDQYAIAEVAIATRDSTMSVDTGSDHTLVVNISLGAGEVRVIEPVWASVPTSVMTPQRACLAAVGADAEIGATAEGGATSEAVTDDEMVAVPCTSVEDPASLVPACYDRFTGWLADCAVPRDQWTDVVPACFNWETNIVTCEEVGVSTGLGFSSGATPPTDAVPQTEVVPPTEVVPPTEVEPNPASVPDSSLDATGGTQPEGTN from the coding sequence ATGACCACCACTCCTCCACCGACTCCTCCGGACATCTCGGCGAGTCCAGCCACCGATCCGCCGCCCGACCTGCCGACCGACCTGCCGACCGAGCAGCCGACCGACCTGCCGACGGGGTCAGCAACCAACGGCCCCTCCGACGGCCCCTCCGACAGCTCTCCCGATAGCCCCGCCGACAGCCTGACCGGCGGCGATCGATCCGACCTTCGCAGTTGGTGGGACTCGCTGTACCGCATCGATACCAACCGCATCCTCGGCGGCGTGTGCGGCGGGCTGGGCCACCGCTTCGGCCTGCCTCGGTGGCTTGTGATCCTCGGCCTCGTGCTGATCACCATGCTCGGCCCGGGCGTGCCCCTCTATCTCGGCCTCTGGCTGTTGCTGCCCGACGAGTACGGCCGGCGGATACTCCAGGACTCCCGCTGGCGGGACCTGGCGATCGCCGCCCTCGGCGTGGTCGTCGCGTTCACCGCGCTCGGACTGGGCGGCAATCTGTTCTTCCTCAAGGAACTCGGGACGGTCGCGCCGTGGGCGGTCATCCTCGTCGGTATCGGACTGCTGACCCGACGGCCCGAGCCGCCGACCGCGTCTCCTCCTCAGTCAACCTCGGCACACCTGTCCGAGTCGCAGGCCGTCTCCACCACGATGGCTTCGACGGCGACAGCGGCAGCGACACCACCCAAGGCGCCAACACTCCGCGGATCTGGCGAACCCCGGAAGCGCCGGACCTATCGCACCCCCGTCGTCGGCCCGTTCACGTGGTGTGTCGCGCTCATCGCCGCGGCGCTGCTCGGACTCGTCGCACTCGGCGATCCACGTTCGATCGGCCCGGGGGTGATCGTCGCTGCCGTCACGATCGTGTTCGGCGCGGGGCTCGTCCTCAGTGCATTTCGCGGGCGAGCACGTGGTCTCGTCCTTCCGGCCTTGGCGGGAATCTGTCTACTCCTCGGAATCGGAGTGATCGACCTGCGCGCCGACACGTTCCTGAGCGCGGTCGACGTGCGCTATGTGACCCAGGAGGAGTTACCGCGGCGCGTCGAATCCGGATGGGGCCGCACGCGGGTGGACCTGTCCACACTCGAACTGCAGTCGGACACGTCGATCGACATCGAAGCTCCCGCCGGAATCACGACCGTCGTCCTCCCGGCCGCCGCGAACTCCGAGGTCCACGTCGATATCGGTGCCGGCGATGTTCGTCGTTACGGCGCGCTGCCCATGAACGATGACCTGCGACGGTGGGCCACCTCGAGCCCGCTTCCCTCGACGGGGGATCCGATCGATACCGATCGAGCGAGCCGCCTGTCCGATCAGTATGCGATTGCCGAGGTCGCGATCGCGACCAGAGACTCGACGATGTCGGTCGACACCGGCTCGGATCACACCCTCGTCGTCAACATCTCGCTCGGGGCCGGCGAGGTCCGCGTCATCGAACCGGTGTGGGCCAGCGTGCCGACGTCGGTGATGACCCCGCAGCGGGCGTGTCTCGCTGCGGTCGGGGCCGACGCTGAGATCGGCGCCACCGCGGAAGGCGGCGCCACCTCGGAAGCGGTCACCGACGATGAGATGGTCGCCGTGCCGTGCACCTCAGTCGAGGACCCGGCGTCGCTGGTGCCCGCCTGCTATGACCGCTTCACTGGGTGGCTCGCGGACTGTGCAGTGCCTCGAGACCAATGGACCGACGTGGTGCCCGCGTGTTTCAACTGGGAGACCAACATCGTGACCTGTGAAGAGGTCGGCGTGTCGACAGGGCTCGGCTTCTCTTCCGGTGCCACACCGCCGACCGACGCGGTTCCACAGACCGAGGTGGTTCCGCCGACCGAGGTGGTTCCGCCGACCGAGGTGGAACCCAATCCGGCGTCCGTGCCGGACTCTTCTCTCGATGCCACGGGCGGCACCCAGCCGGAAGGAACGAACTGA
- a CDS encoding acyltransferase, translating to MVWSYEFNEGRLRQRARKAIYAAAGPVVRWTWDTYKSMGAIGPNSKAGRAFGSLGEGSIVCFPYDTIMNPQAIHIGSGTMISGHGVLSAGWGPNHPGLSDRVVVIGDRCLIGRGSSIVGHRLIEIGDDVWTGHNVHITDMNHGYEDLDVPISQQSMGELPVHIGSGSWLGHNTVVLPGVTIGRHVVVGAGSIVTGDLPDYSVAVGSPARIVRVHDPDLGWKRPGPEAVTKDFENAAPEGDQVV from the coding sequence ATGGTCTGGAGTTACGAGTTCAACGAGGGCAGGCTGCGTCAGCGGGCGCGAAAGGCGATCTATGCCGCCGCTGGGCCGGTGGTGCGCTGGACCTGGGACACCTACAAATCCATGGGCGCGATCGGTCCGAACTCGAAGGCCGGCCGTGCGTTCGGGTCGCTCGGCGAGGGCAGCATCGTGTGTTTCCCGTACGACACGATCATGAACCCCCAGGCGATCCACATCGGTTCGGGCACGATGATCAGCGGCCATGGCGTGCTGTCGGCCGGCTGGGGGCCGAACCACCCGGGCCTGTCGGATCGGGTCGTGGTGATCGGCGACCGTTGCCTCATCGGGCGCGGGTCGTCGATCGTCGGACATCGGCTCATCGAGATCGGCGATGACGTCTGGACCGGGCACAACGTGCACATCACCGACATGAACCACGGCTATGAAGATCTCGACGTCCCCATCAGCCAGCAGAGCATGGGGGAGTTGCCGGTCCACATCGGGTCGGGTTCGTGGCTCGGCCACAACACGGTCGTGCTGCCGGGGGTCACCATCGGACGCCATGTGGTGGTCGGCGCCGGAAGCATCGTGACCGGTGATCTGCCGGACTACAGCGTCGCGGTTGGCAGTCCGGCGCGGATCGTGCGCGTTCACGATCCCGATCTGGGTTGGAAGCGGCCGGGGCCCGAGGCCGTCACGAAGGATTTTGAGAACGCGGCTCCCGAAGGAGACCAGGTCGTCTAA
- a CDS encoding NAD(P)/FAD-dependent oxidoreductase — protein MAPTVEASPRIAIFGAGAAGICTAIKLIEAGLDDITMFEKSDGVGGTWRANTYPGAACDVPSHLYSYSFASKGDWTRKFAQQPEILAYFEEITDRYGLRRLIRFNTEVRSATFDENTGTWRVVTDAGAEDFDVVVSGLGQLNRAYVPEIDGLSQFAGDMFHSAHWDHSVDLSGRRVAVVGNGASALQFIPHVAEQASELTVFQRSANWVIDKRDGEYPGWRQRMFARFPATQRLHRWSIYWRLEANFALLRRSSRAARLLERVITRALEPVTAVLPSEAVIPDYPIGCKRILLSSDYYAALMRDNVHVELDHIDHIEPDAVVTVDGRRHEVDTIIWGTGFRSTEFLAPMTVIGRDGRDLNEAWAKGAVAYLGVAVAGFPNLFMLYGPNTNLGHNSIIFMIEQQSRYIVEMVKELRDQHLAWIDVRRDAMDRYNVDVQRRAGDSVWVASCDSWYKNEHGIVTNNWPAFTVTYWKRMRGIRRGDHVRRHRAVAATTSPELRHEIV, from the coding sequence ATGGCACCAACCGTCGAGGCGTCACCCAGGATCGCGATCTTCGGAGCCGGTGCTGCGGGCATCTGCACCGCCATCAAACTCATCGAAGCCGGCCTCGACGACATCACGATGTTCGAGAAGTCCGACGGGGTCGGGGGAACGTGGCGGGCGAACACCTATCCGGGTGCGGCCTGCGATGTTCCTTCGCATCTGTACTCGTACTCGTTCGCGTCGAAGGGCGACTGGACCCGGAAATTCGCACAGCAACCGGAGATTCTCGCCTACTTCGAGGAGATCACCGACCGCTACGGGCTCCGGAGGCTGATCCGGTTCAACACCGAGGTCCGCTCGGCGACCTTCGACGAGAACACCGGGACGTGGCGGGTGGTCACCGACGCTGGCGCCGAGGACTTCGACGTCGTCGTGTCGGGGCTCGGACAGCTCAATCGCGCCTATGTTCCCGAAATCGACGGGCTGTCGCAGTTCGCCGGCGACATGTTCCACTCGGCGCATTGGGACCACTCGGTCGATCTGTCGGGACGTCGAGTCGCGGTCGTCGGTAACGGGGCGAGCGCGCTGCAGTTCATCCCGCACGTGGCCGAACAGGCCTCGGAGCTGACGGTGTTCCAACGCAGCGCGAACTGGGTGATCGACAAGCGCGACGGCGAGTACCCCGGGTGGCGTCAGCGAATGTTCGCCCGGTTTCCGGCGACCCAGCGGCTGCACCGATGGTCGATCTACTGGCGGCTCGAGGCGAACTTCGCGTTGCTTCGCCGCTCCTCTCGCGCGGCGCGGTTGCTCGAACGCGTCATCACGCGAGCCTTGGAGCCCGTCACCGCGGTGCTGCCCAGCGAGGCGGTGATTCCCGACTATCCGATCGGATGCAAGCGGATCCTGCTGTCGAGCGACTACTACGCGGCGTTGATGCGCGACAACGTGCACGTCGAACTCGACCACATCGACCACATCGAACCCGACGCGGTGGTCACCGTCGATGGTCGGCGACACGAGGTCGACACGATCATCTGGGGGACCGGGTTCCGCTCGACGGAGTTCCTCGCCCCGATGACGGTGATCGGCCGTGACGGCCGCGATCTGAACGAGGCCTGGGCCAAGGGCGCTGTTGCCTACCTCGGTGTGGCGGTTGCAGGGTTCCCGAACCTGTTCATGCTCTACGGTCCCAACACCAACCTCGGCCACAACTCGATCATCTTCATGATCGAACAGCAGAGCCGCTACATCGTCGAGATGGTCAAGGAGTTGCGCGATCAACACCTCGCCTGGATCGACGTGCGCCGAGACGCCATGGATCGCTACAACGTCGACGTGCAACGGCGGGCGGGCGACTCCGTTTGGGTGGCCTCCTGTGACAGTTGGTACAAGAACGAACACGGCATCGTGACCAACAACTGGCCGGCGTTCACGGTGACCTACTGGAAACGCATGCGCGGGATTCGTCGAGGCGACCACGTGCGTCGCCATCGCGCGGTGGCGGCAACAACCTCCCCGGAGCTTCGTCATGAAATTGTCTGA
- a CDS encoding SDR family NAD(P)-dependent oxidoreductase, with protein sequence MKVLVLGGGSDIAAATVTRLARIAGNGRLSVVLAARDVDAASATMSSVAPGVDVVARRWDATQVARHQAFIDDVFDRHGPFDLVLCAVGMLGHHAGRGVGPVEVDLMIRTNFSGPAAALSAVADRMAARRHGSIVVLSSIAGARARRSNYVYGSSKAGLDSFAQGLGDALVGTGVEVIVVRPGFVRSKMTDGLDPAPFSRRPGDVAEAVIGALGGGSTIVWVPRTLGVIMGALRHAPRPLWQRVAGDR encoded by the coding sequence ATGAAGGTGCTGGTGCTCGGCGGCGGCAGCGACATCGCCGCGGCGACGGTGACGCGCCTGGCGCGCATCGCCGGAAACGGGAGGCTGTCGGTGGTGCTCGCGGCTCGCGACGTCGATGCCGCGAGTGCGACGATGAGTAGCGTCGCGCCCGGGGTCGACGTCGTCGCGCGGCGTTGGGACGCTACCCAGGTGGCGCGTCATCAGGCGTTCATCGACGATGTCTTCGACCGCCACGGTCCCTTCGACCTCGTCCTGTGCGCCGTGGGGATGCTCGGCCACCATGCCGGACGAGGCGTCGGCCCGGTCGAGGTCGACCTGATGATACGCACGAACTTCTCGGGCCCGGCGGCTGCGTTGTCTGCCGTGGCCGACCGCATGGCGGCACGTCGTCACGGCTCCATCGTGGTGCTGAGCTCGATCGCCGGTGCGAGGGCGAGGCGCTCAAACTACGTGTACGGCAGCTCGAAGGCCGGGCTCGACAGCTTCGCTCAGGGCCTCGGCGACGCACTGGTGGGCACCGGGGTCGAGGTGATCGTCGTACGCCCGGGCTTCGTCCGCTCGAAGATGACCGATGGGCTCGACCCGGCCCCGTTCTCGCGCCGCCCAGGCGACGTGGCCGAGGCGGTGATCGGAGCGCTTGGCGGTGGGAGCACGATCGTGTGGGTGCCTCGGACGCTCGGCGTGATCATGGGTGCGCTGCGACACGCGCCGCGGCCGCTGTGGCAGCGCGTCGCCGGCGACCGCTGA
- a CDS encoding metal-dependent hydrolase: MGAPSGPSRAEPPRHRRVSFRFGDSVDANWHRALPEFAAAANAVSLMMPYVEPFVIRSMRDQLPHLDRLADPLLAAQARAYIAQEAQHQAQHRRFNESIRAQVRGVGRLERLLDWTYRTLWERSSDRFRLAFATASESAAYGVARWVERRHAELFTGADPKVAALYLWHLAEEVEHKSVAFDVYDARHRSRRPLAAAMVLSVILLAAFTVAGTVVGLIHQRRLFNPFAVMHLVVWGFGFAFSELPNMFASVLPGHHPSEFVDPTFFELYLLDIESRAAA, translated from the coding sequence ATGGGAGCACCCTCAGGTCCGAGTCGAGCCGAACCTCCCCGCCACCGACGGGTGTCGTTTCGTTTCGGCGACTCCGTCGACGCGAACTGGCACCGCGCCCTGCCCGAGTTTGCGGCGGCCGCCAACGCCGTGTCGCTGATGATGCCCTACGTCGAACCGTTCGTCATCCGGTCGATGCGCGATCAACTGCCGCACCTCGATCGGCTCGCCGACCCGCTGCTGGCGGCCCAGGCGCGGGCCTACATCGCCCAGGAGGCCCAGCATCAGGCCCAACACCGCCGTTTCAACGAGTCGATCCGTGCCCAGGTGCGCGGGGTCGGCCGGCTCGAACGACTGTTGGACTGGACCTACCGGACGTTGTGGGAACGCAGCAGCGATCGTTTTCGTTTGGCCTTCGCAACCGCTTCGGAGTCGGCGGCCTACGGGGTGGCCAGGTGGGTTGAGCGCCGTCACGCCGAGTTGTTCACCGGGGCCGATCCCAAGGTCGCCGCGCTGTACCTGTGGCACCTCGCCGAGGAGGTCGAACACAAGAGCGTGGCCTTCGACGTGTATGACGCCCGGCACCGCTCCCGTCGACCGCTCGCTGCAGCGATGGTGCTGTCGGTGATCCTGCTGGCGGCTTTCACCGTGGCCGGCACGGTCGTCGGGTTGATTCATCAGCGGCGCTTGTTCAACCCCTTCGCGGTGATGCATCTCGTCGTGTGGGGGTTCGGGTTCGCCTTCAGCGAACTGCCGAACATGTTCGCGTCGGTGCTACCCGGCCATCATCCGAGCGAATTTGTCGACCCGACGTTCTTCGAGCTGTACCTGCTCGACATCGAGTCCCGCGCCGCGGCGTGA
- a CDS encoding response regulator transcription factor gives MSRPRVVVVDDHALFRAGVVAELGDRVELVATADDIDAAIAVVCETLPDVVLLDVHLPSGTAEAVITACAHLDTVRFLALSVSDAPDDVITLVRAGARGYVTKLISSEELCDAVDRVAAGDAVFSPRLAGFVLDAFHRSADNAVDPDLDQLTNREREVLRLLARGYAYKEIARELMISVKTVETHASAVLRKLQLSNRSELSRWASERRLI, from the coding sequence ATGAGCAGGCCCCGAGTCGTGGTGGTGGACGACCACGCGTTGTTTCGCGCCGGGGTGGTCGCCGAACTGGGCGATCGGGTCGAACTCGTGGCCACCGCCGATGACATCGACGCCGCGATCGCCGTGGTGTGTGAGACCCTGCCGGACGTCGTGTTGCTCGATGTCCATCTCCCGTCGGGAACGGCAGAGGCCGTGATCACCGCGTGCGCCCACCTCGACACGGTCCGGTTTCTCGCCCTCAGCGTTTCCGACGCCCCCGACGACGTGATCACGCTCGTGCGTGCCGGCGCCCGGGGTTACGTGACCAAGTTGATCTCAAGTGAGGAGCTGTGCGATGCGGTCGACAGGGTCGCGGCGGGCGACGCCGTCTTCTCGCCACGACTCGCGGGGTTCGTGCTCGACGCGTTCCACCGTAGCGCCGACAACGCCGTTGATCCGGACCTCGATCAACTGACGAATCGCGAGCGCGAGGTTTTGCGGCTGCTCGCACGTGGCTATGCGTACAAGGAGATCGCGCGCGAGCTGATGATCAGCGTCAAGACGGTCGAGACGCACGCGTCGGCGGTGCTGCGCAAGCTCCAGTTGTCGAACCGCTCGGAGCTGAGCCGGTGGGCGTCGGAACGGAGGCTGATATGA
- a CDS encoding alpha/beta hydrolase has translation MADSSTLPARVEFTVTDEGPGTETMTLVGDAYGDPSGQPVVLLHGGGQTRHSWGNTAASIAHDGWRAYAVDMRGHGESGYSPSGAYTASRFGHDLVAIASHLDSKPVVVGASLGGLAGLLAAGSYSPDSFAALVLVDITPRPETVGVNRVVGFMLDRAEEGFATLDEAADAVGRYNPHRPRPTDLSGLRKNLRLGEDGRWRWHWDPALFNSQNGLAGVQEPGQFQRAAEALAIPTLLVRGRQSDLVSPESAQEFLATVPHAEFVDVSGAGHMVAGDRNDRFCDAVSEFLSRR, from the coding sequence ATGGCCGATTCCTCAACGTTGCCCGCCCGAGTCGAGTTCACCGTGACCGACGAGGGGCCGGGCACCGAGACGATGACGCTGGTGGGCGACGCCTACGGCGATCCGTCCGGACAGCCGGTGGTGCTGTTGCACGGTGGGGGTCAGACCCGACACTCGTGGGGCAACACCGCGGCGAGCATCGCTCACGACGGCTGGCGCGCGTACGCCGTGGACATGCGCGGCCACGGCGAGAGCGGCTACTCCCCCAGCGGCGCGTACACCGCCTCGCGATTCGGCCACGACCTCGTCGCCATCGCGTCACACCTCGACTCGAAGCCGGTCGTCGTCGGAGCGAGCCTGGGAGGCCTCGCCGGCTTGCTCGCCGCGGGCTCCTACTCCCCCGACTCCTTCGCCGCGCTCGTGCTCGTCGACATCACGCCGCGCCCGGAGACCGTGGGGGTGAATCGTGTTGTCGGGTTCATGTTGGACCGGGCGGAGGAAGGATTCGCGACCCTCGATGAGGCGGCCGATGCCGTTGGGCGCTACAACCCTCACCGCCCCCGGCCGACCGACCTGTCGGGCCTGCGAAAGAATCTTCGCCTCGGCGAGGACGGCCGGTGGCGCTGGCACTGGGACCCGGCGTTGTTCAATTCCCAGAATGGTCTCGCCGGGGTTCAGGAGCCGGGGCAGTTCCAGCGCGCGGCGGAGGCACTGGCGATTCCGACGCTGCTCGTTCGGGGCCGACAGAGCGACCTGGTCAGCCCCGAATCCGCACAGGAGTTCCTGGCGACGGTTCCGCACGCCGAATTCGTCGATGTGTCAGGTGCCGGGCACATGGTCGCCGGCGACCGCAACGACCGCTTCTGCGACGCCGTCAGCGAGTTCCTGTCACGCCGCTGA
- a CDS encoding sugar transferase: MLVDVSSVIFGWGLSLVLPFPGAVDRRDSAVLLVAATAMLLQMGAMAGMRLQKARVASRRSMELSGLGRSALAGAIWAGALARIGNLEYADERIVVGAVLSFGFLAVGRGMYTSWLRTERAHGRYQRGLVLVGTNEEAASLRELLSVHPELGYRVVAVVGDREGYDARDWSIPFVGPVDEALNAVAHHRADGVIIAVSALRGGELNQVSRELLRHDVHVHLSSGLLGIDQRRLRPLPMAHEPLFYLEAPISAPWRRVTKRVIDVTASAVALVVISPFLALAALAIKLGDRGPVLFKQERVGLNGQTFEVYKLRTMVPDAEARLDEVRQMMGNGRDGVLFKLENDPRRTKVGRVLEATSFDEIPQLFNVLNGSMSLVGPRPPLPREVEMFDDELMRRFTVRPGVTGLWQVEARENPSFSAYRRLDLFYVDNWTLTIDIILMLQTCSSILARVVRRGRASVPAEDRVAA, encoded by the coding sequence GTGCTTGTCGATGTCAGCTCGGTGATCTTCGGATGGGGCCTGTCGTTGGTGCTGCCGTTTCCCGGGGCGGTCGATCGGCGCGATTCTGCGGTGTTGTTGGTCGCTGCGACGGCGATGCTGCTGCAGATGGGTGCGATGGCCGGTATGCGCCTTCAGAAGGCTCGTGTCGCCTCGAGACGTTCGATGGAACTGTCCGGACTTGGCCGCTCTGCGCTCGCCGGAGCAATCTGGGCGGGTGCACTCGCACGGATCGGCAATCTCGAGTACGCGGATGAGCGAATCGTGGTCGGCGCGGTGCTGTCGTTCGGGTTCCTCGCCGTCGGCCGAGGCATGTACACGTCGTGGCTGCGCACCGAGCGCGCCCATGGGCGATACCAGCGCGGACTCGTGCTGGTCGGCACGAACGAGGAAGCCGCCTCACTTCGCGAGTTGTTGAGTGTCCATCCGGAACTCGGCTACCGGGTCGTCGCTGTGGTGGGAGATCGCGAGGGGTACGACGCCCGCGACTGGTCCATTCCCTTTGTCGGTCCGGTCGACGAGGCGCTCAACGCAGTGGCGCACCATCGGGCCGACGGAGTGATCATCGCCGTGAGTGCGCTTCGGGGCGGAGAACTGAACCAGGTGTCGCGCGAACTGCTGCGCCACGACGTTCACGTGCACCTGTCGTCTGGTCTGCTCGGAATCGACCAGCGCCGCTTGCGTCCTCTGCCGATGGCGCACGAACCGCTGTTCTACCTTGAGGCGCCGATTTCTGCACCGTGGCGCCGGGTCACCAAGCGGGTGATCGACGTCACCGCGTCGGCGGTTGCCCTCGTCGTGATTTCACCGTTTCTTGCGCTTGCGGCGCTGGCCATCAAACTCGGCGATCGAGGCCCCGTGCTGTTCAAGCAGGAGCGGGTGGGGCTCAACGGCCAGACCTTCGAGGTCTACAAGCTGCGCACGATGGTGCCCGACGCCGAAGCCCGTCTCGACGAGGTGCGTCAGATGATGGGCAACGGTCGCGACGGCGTGCTGTTCAAGCTCGAGAACGACCCACGGCGTACGAAGGTTGGCCGGGTGCTCGAGGCGACGAGCTTCGACGAGATCCCGCAACTCTTCAACGTCTTGAACGGCTCGATGAGCCTGGTGGGGCCGCGCCCCCCGCTGCCGCGGGAGGTCGAGATGTTCGACGACGAACTCATGCGCCGCTTCACCGTGCGGCCGGGAGTGACCGGCCTGTGGCAGGTGGAAGCGCGCGAGAACCCGTCGTTCTCGGCGTACCGACGCCTCGATCTGTTCTACGTCGACAACTGGACGCTTACGATCGACATCATCTTGATGTTGCAGACCTGCAGCTCGATCCTGGCTCGTGTCGTTCGTCGGGGTCGGGCATCGGTGCCAGCGGAGGATCGCGTCGCCGCCTGA